In the Gymnogyps californianus isolate 813 chromosome 3, ASM1813914v2, whole genome shotgun sequence genome, one interval contains:
- the NDUFAF4 gene encoding NADH dehydrogenase [ubiquinone] 1 alpha subcomplex assembly factor 4 has product MGGRLARVFRTFNVESRARREISKEKPTPAPRHPTSRLDELADHREIQEEIYRKDDKLLTLLKDVYVESRDPPVRVKDGGGEHLPCKQEEKRLTKLGHLGDLDVKKVPKGKISIVEALTLLNNHKLHPQIWTAEKIAVEYSLELKEVNSLLEFFIPFAVQEFPKETKKAIKPT; this is encoded by the exons aTGGGCGGGCGGCTGGCCCGCGTGTTCCGGACTTTCAACGTGGAGAGCCGGGCCCGCCGCGAGATCAGCAAGGAGAAGCCCACGCCCGCGCCGCGGCACCCCACTTCTCGGCTGGACGAGCTGGCCG ACCACCGAGAGATACAAGAAGAAATTTACAGAAAGGATGATAAGCTCCTCACCTTGTTAAAAGATGTTTATGTCGAGTCCAGAGATCCACCTGTGCGG GTAAAAGATGGAGGTGGTGAACATCTTCCATgtaaacaggaggaaaagagacTTACAAAACTAGGCCACTTGGGAGATCTAGATGTTAAGAAAGTTCCCAAAGGCAAAATTTCCATTGTGGAGGCTCTGACACTTCTTAATAATCATAAACTTCATCCTCAAATATGGACTGCAGAGAAAATAGCAGTGGAATACAGTCTGGAACTGAAGGAGGTCAACTCTCTTCTGGAATTCTTCATTCCTTTCGCTGTGCAGGAATTTCctaaagaaaccaaaaaagctATAAAgccaacataa